A stretch of the Tardiphaga sp. 709 genome encodes the following:
- a CDS encoding branched-chain amino acid ABC transporter ATP-binding protein/permease has product MQQRLLPILVFALVMAAIPFVPGVPPFWIVLLDNIGLAALVAMGLVLLTGVGGLTSFGQAAFCGFGAYTTAYLTTAYGMSPWLTLPMSLIVSGLAAVLLGIITMRLSGHYLPLGTIAWGISLFYLFSKLEFLGRNDGISGIPPLSIGTWKMLDPGSIYFPIWIAVIICALLSMNLLDSRTGRAIRALRRGHIAAEAFGVQTARAKLLVFIYAAVLAGLSGWLYAHFQRAANPTPFGPHLGIEYLFIAVVGGAGYVWGGVLGAAVVVILKEVLQSYLPLIFGGGGGQLETIVFGILLVALLQLAPTGMWPWLTAWLPSGDSRKRPTPADALPARNDHRPDTGVLLQVDKARKQFGGVVAVNDVSFNVQAREIVALIGPNGAGKSTTFNLITGVLAATAGKVTVLGKSASGAPPQEIVKLGIARTFQHVKLVPDMTVLENVALGAHLRGRSGAIASMLRLDRADEAKLLAEAAKQIERVGLGDQINQLAGSLSLGQQRIVEIARALCVDPMLLLLDEPAAGLRHMEKQQLASLLRQLRDGGMSVLLVEHDMGFVMNLANRIVVLDFGTKIAEGTPADIKTNPDVIKAYLGAVA; this is encoded by the coding sequence ATGCAACAGCGTCTCCTTCCCATTCTCGTCTTCGCGCTGGTAATGGCCGCGATCCCGTTCGTGCCGGGTGTGCCGCCATTCTGGATCGTGCTGCTCGACAATATCGGCCTCGCCGCGCTCGTCGCCATGGGCCTCGTGTTGCTCACGGGCGTCGGCGGCCTGACCTCATTCGGCCAGGCGGCGTTCTGCGGTTTCGGCGCCTATACGACGGCCTATCTCACCACCGCCTATGGCATGTCGCCGTGGCTGACGCTGCCGATGTCACTGATCGTCTCGGGCCTCGCCGCGGTGCTGCTCGGCATCATCACCATGCGTCTGTCGGGCCACTATCTTCCGCTCGGCACCATCGCCTGGGGCATCAGCCTGTTCTACCTGTTCAGCAAGCTGGAATTCCTCGGCCGTAACGACGGCATTTCGGGCATCCCGCCACTGTCGATCGGCACGTGGAAGATGCTGGATCCCGGCTCGATCTATTTCCCGATCTGGATCGCGGTCATCATCTGCGCGCTGCTGTCGATGAACCTGCTGGACTCGCGGACCGGCCGCGCCATCCGCGCGCTACGCCGCGGCCACATTGCTGCCGAAGCCTTCGGCGTGCAGACGGCGCGCGCGAAGCTCCTGGTCTTCATCTACGCAGCAGTTCTCGCCGGTCTGTCCGGCTGGCTCTATGCGCATTTCCAGCGTGCTGCGAATCCGACGCCGTTCGGACCGCATCTCGGCATCGAATATCTGTTCATCGCGGTGGTTGGCGGCGCCGGCTATGTCTGGGGCGGTGTGCTCGGTGCGGCCGTGGTCGTGATCCTCAAGGAAGTACTGCAAAGCTATCTGCCGCTGATCTTCGGCGGCGGCGGCGGCCAGCTCGAAACCATCGTGTTCGGCATCCTGCTCGTCGCGCTGCTCCAGCTCGCGCCGACCGGCATGTGGCCGTGGCTGACCGCGTGGCTGCCGTCTGGCGACAGCCGCAAGCGCCCCACGCCAGCGGATGCACTGCCCGCCCGGAACGACCACCGTCCGGACACCGGCGTATTGCTGCAGGTCGACAAGGCACGCAAACAGTTCGGCGGCGTCGTCGCCGTCAACGACGTGTCGTTCAATGTGCAGGCGCGCGAGATCGTCGCTTTGATCGGCCCCAACGGCGCCGGCAAGAGCACGACCTTCAACCTCATCACCGGCGTACTGGCCGCGACCGCCGGCAAGGTCACGGTACTCGGCAAGAGTGCGTCCGGCGCGCCGCCGCAGGAGATCGTCAAGCTCGGCATTGCCCGTACCTTCCAGCATGTGAAGCTGGTGCCCGACATGACCGTGCTGGAAAACGTCGCCCTCGGTGCGCATCTGCGCGGACGTTCGGGTGCCATCGCCAGCATGCTGCGGCTCGACCGCGCCGACGAAGCGAAGCTGCTCGCGGAAGCCGCCAAGCAGATCGAACGTGTCGGTCTCGGCGACCAGATAAACCAGCTCGCAGGATCCTTGTCGCTCGGCCAGCAGCGCATCGTCGAGATCGCCCGCGCACTTTGCGTCGATCCGATGCTGCTGCTGCTCGACGAGCCCGCCGCCGGCCTGCGCCACATGGAGAAGCAGCAACTGGCATCGCTGCTGCGGCAGCTGCGCGATGGCGGCATGTCGGTGCTGCTGGTCGAACACGACATGGGCTTCGTCATGAATCTCGCCAATCGCATCGTGGTGCTCGATTTCGGGACCAAGATCGCCGAGGGCACACCGGCTGACATCAAGACCAATCCCGACGTCATCAAGGCCTATCTGGGAGCGGTCGCATGA
- a CDS encoding SDR family NAD(P)-dependent oxidoreductase has translation MQLKNQAAIVTGGASGLGAATARRLAAQGAKVALLDLNTALAETVAKEIGGVAISCDVSDAASAEAAVAAAAKAHGPARVLVNCAGIGVAKRVIGRDGPMALGDFDKVIRINLIGSFNMIRLATDPMSKLEPLETGERGVVISTASVAAYDGQIGQSAYSASKGGIVGMTLPIAREMAQFGIRVLTIAPGLFMTPLLAGLPQEAQDSLAAAIPFPRRLGHADEFASLALHMIDNPYLNGEVVRLDASLRMAPR, from the coding sequence ATGCAATTGAAGAACCAGGCCGCTATCGTCACGGGTGGCGCTTCCGGCCTCGGCGCCGCGACCGCCCGCAGGCTTGCCGCGCAGGGCGCGAAAGTCGCGCTCCTCGATCTCAACACCGCCCTCGCCGAAACCGTTGCCAAGGAAATCGGCGGTGTTGCCATTTCCTGCGATGTGTCCGACGCGGCCTCCGCCGAAGCCGCGGTCGCCGCCGCCGCCAAGGCGCACGGCCCGGCGCGTGTGCTGGTGAACTGCGCTGGCATCGGCGTCGCCAAGCGCGTGATCGGCCGCGATGGTCCGATGGCGCTCGGCGATTTCGACAAGGTGATCCGCATCAACCTGATCGGCTCGTTCAATATGATCCGCCTGGCAACGGACCCGATGTCCAAGCTGGAGCCGCTGGAGACCGGCGAGCGCGGCGTTGTGATCTCGACGGCCTCGGTGGCGGCCTATGATGGCCAGATCGGCCAGTCCGCCTATTCGGCCTCCAAAGGTGGCATCGTCGGCATGACACTGCCCATCGCCCGCGAGATGGCCCAGTTCGGCATCCGCGTGCTGACCATCGCGCCGGGCCTGTTCATGACACCGCTTTTGGCCGGCCTGCCGCAGGAGGCGCAGGACAGCCTCGCCGCGGCGATCCCATTTCCGCGCCGGCTCGGCCATGCCGACGAGTTTGCGTCTCTCGCACTGCACATGATCGACAATCCGTATCTCAACGGCGAGGTGGTCCGGCTCGACGCCTCGCTGCGCATGGCGCCGCGTTAA
- a CDS encoding feruloyl-CoA synthase, whose product MSASADKIDQTKRAITAHPLRPISYGDPAVTIERHDDGTIYLRPTNSIGDYPERVTDYLHHWAKEAPDRVFMAERAEDGGWREITYAQMLDAARHIASALLSRELSADKPIVILSGNSVDHALIAFGALYAGIPYAPVSPAYSLVSKDYGKLGYLMKLLTPGLVFVDDANAFTNAIHFNVPVDTEVVVSTGALPDRSVTKLSDLLVTPEAANLDAANAAIGPDTIAKFLLTSGSTGNPKAVINTQRMMCANQIMLRDTLAFLKDEPPVIIDWLPWNHTFGGNHNIGLTLFNGGSMYLDDGKPTPAGIEQTIRNLREISPTVYFNVPKGYESLLPYLREDAELREKFFARLHAMFFSGAALSAYVWDSLDELSVQTTGVRVPMLTGLGATETSPFFMCVNPVTSRSGHVGLPVPGNDAKLVPNNGKMEVRAKGPNITPGYWREPELTAKAFDEEGYYIFGDALKAVDPDDLSAGFDFDGRISEDFKLGSGTWVSVGPLRARFVGTCAPLVRDVVIAGINRDELAALIILDLDGCRVINPDLPAGDLAAAANDPIIRDAFRERLVRFMAGATGSSTRIAKAVLLDTPLSIDRGEVTDKGSVNQRAVLEHRAKLIDDIYGNPEVAKVIAI is encoded by the coding sequence ATGTCTGCAAGTGCCGACAAAATCGATCAGACAAAGCGAGCGATAACCGCGCATCCGCTGCGGCCGATTTCCTATGGCGACCCCGCGGTCACCATCGAGCGTCATGACGACGGCACGATCTATCTACGCCCGACCAACTCCATCGGCGACTATCCGGAGCGCGTCACGGACTATCTGCATCACTGGGCGAAGGAGGCGCCGGATCGCGTCTTCATGGCCGAGCGCGCCGAAGACGGCGGCTGGCGCGAAATCACATACGCGCAGATGCTGGATGCGGCGCGGCACATCGCCTCGGCGCTGCTGTCGCGCGAGCTGTCGGCCGACAAGCCCATCGTCATCCTCTCCGGCAATTCGGTCGATCACGCACTGATCGCTTTTGGTGCGCTCTATGCCGGTATCCCCTATGCGCCGGTGTCGCCGGCCTATTCGCTGGTGTCGAAGGATTACGGCAAGCTCGGCTATCTCATGAAGCTGCTGACGCCGGGGCTGGTCTTTGTCGATGACGCCAATGCGTTCACGAACGCCATTCACTTCAATGTACCGGTCGACACCGAAGTTGTCGTTTCCACCGGCGCTCTGCCGGACCGGTCCGTGACCAAACTCTCCGATCTGCTCGTGACGCCGGAGGCCGCCAATCTTGATGCTGCGAACGCAGCCATCGGTCCGGATACCATCGCGAAGTTCTTGCTGACCTCAGGCTCCACCGGCAATCCGAAGGCTGTGATCAACACCCAGCGCATGATGTGTGCTAACCAGATCATGCTGCGCGATACGCTGGCCTTTCTGAAGGACGAGCCGCCGGTGATCATCGATTGGTTGCCATGGAATCACACCTTTGGCGGCAATCACAATATCGGGCTGACGCTGTTCAATGGCGGTTCGATGTATCTCGACGACGGCAAGCCGACGCCCGCGGGCATCGAACAGACCATCCGCAATCTCCGCGAGATCTCGCCGACGGTCTATTTCAACGTCCCCAAGGGCTATGAATCGCTACTGCCCTATCTGCGCGAAGATGCAGAGCTGCGCGAAAAATTCTTTGCACGACTGCATGCGATGTTCTTTTCGGGGGCAGCGCTGTCCGCCTATGTCTGGGACAGTCTTGACGAACTGTCGGTGCAAACCACGGGCGTGCGAGTGCCCATGCTCACAGGGCTCGGGGCCACGGAAACCTCGCCATTCTTCATGTGCGTCAATCCCGTGACTAGCCGTTCCGGCCATGTCGGCCTTCCGGTGCCGGGCAACGATGCCAAGCTGGTGCCGAACAATGGCAAGATGGAAGTGCGCGCCAAAGGGCCGAACATCACGCCGGGCTATTGGCGCGAGCCGGAACTGACCGCGAAGGCGTTCGACGAGGAAGGCTATTACATCTTCGGCGATGCGCTGAAGGCCGTCGATCCCGATGATCTCTCCGCTGGCTTCGATTTCGACGGTCGCATCTCCGAGGATTTCAAGCTCGGCAGCGGTACCTGGGTCAGTGTTGGCCCGCTGCGCGCGCGCTTCGTCGGCACTTGCGCGCCGCTGGTGCGCGATGTCGTTATCGCCGGCATCAACCGCGACGAACTCGCAGCTCTCATTATTCTCGATCTCGATGGCTGCCGTGTCATCAATCCCGATCTTCCTGCGGGCGACCTCGCTGCGGCAGCCAATGATCCGATCATCCGCGACGCGTTCCGTGAACGCCTCGTGCGTTTCATGGCTGGCGCGACGGGGTCCTCCACGCGGATTGCCAAGGCGGTGCTGCTCGACACACCGCTGTCCATCGATCGCGGTGAAGTCACGGATAAGGGCTCGGTCAATCAGCGCGCGGTGCTGGAGCATCGCGCCAAGTTGATCGACGATATTTATGGGAATCCGGAAGTCGCGAAAGTGATCGCGATCTAG
- a CDS encoding ABC transporter substrate-binding protein — MTKHHLAIAAVAASLALAAPAFAQTSDITIGITTSTTGPAAALGIPERNALEFVPKEIGGVPLKIIVLDDGGDPTTATTNARRFMTESKADLIMGSAVTPTSIAVSNVANEAGIPHFALSPLPITPERAKWSVAMPQPVPIVGKVMYDHMKSKGIKTVGYIGYSDSYGDLWFNDLKTQAVPMGINIAAEERFARPDTSVTGQVLKLIAANPDAILVGASGTAAALPQTELREKGYKGLIYQTHGAASMDFIRIAGKAAEGVLMASGPVMYPEGQAETALTKKPGMTLNTAYEAKYGPNSRSQFAGHSYDAFEVLKRVIPTALKTAKPGTPEFREAIRQALLTEREIAATQGVYNFTEKDRYGLDERSRILLTVKDGKYVLAQ; from the coding sequence ATGACCAAGCATCACTTGGCGATCGCGGCTGTTGCCGCCTCGCTGGCACTCGCCGCACCGGCTTTTGCCCAAACCTCCGACATCACCATCGGTATCACCACGTCGACCACGGGCCCGGCGGCAGCGCTGGGCATTCCCGAGCGCAATGCACTTGAATTCGTGCCGAAGGAAATCGGCGGTGTGCCGCTCAAGATCATCGTGCTCGACGATGGCGGCGATCCAACCACCGCGACCACCAATGCCCGCCGTTTCATGACCGAATCCAAGGCCGACCTCATCATGGGCTCGGCGGTGACGCCAACCAGCATTGCGGTGTCCAATGTGGCCAACGAAGCCGGTATCCCGCATTTCGCCCTGTCGCCGCTGCCGATCACGCCGGAACGCGCCAAGTGGTCGGTGGCCATGCCCCAGCCCGTGCCGATCGTCGGCAAGGTGATGTATGACCACATGAAGTCGAAGGGGATCAAGACCGTCGGCTATATCGGCTATTCCGACAGCTATGGCGATCTGTGGTTCAACGATCTCAAGACCCAGGCGGTGCCGATGGGCATCAATATCGCGGCCGAAGAGCGCTTTGCGCGACCAGATACGTCGGTCACTGGCCAGGTGCTGAAACTGATCGCTGCCAATCCTGACGCGATCCTGGTTGGCGCCTCCGGCACCGCCGCTGCGCTGCCGCAGACCGAACTGCGCGAGAAGGGCTACAAGGGCCTGATCTATCAGACCCACGGCGCCGCCTCGATGGACTTCATCCGCATCGCCGGCAAGGCCGCCGAAGGTGTGCTGATGGCCTCCGGCCCGGTGATGTATCCGGAAGGCCAGGCCGAAACCGCGCTGACCAAGAAGCCCGGCATGACGCTCAACACCGCCTATGAAGCCAAATATGGCCCGAACAGCCGCAGTCAGTTCGCCGGCCATTCCTACGACGCCTTCGAGGTGCTGAAGCGGGTGATCCCGACGGCGCTGAAGACCGCCAAGCCGGGCACCCCTGAGTTCCGCGAGGCGATCCGGCAGGCGCTGCTCACCGAGCGTGAGATTGCCGCTACCCAGGGCGTTTACAACTTCACCGAAAAGGATCGTTACGGCCTCGATGAGCGCTCGCGCATCCTGCTGACGGTGAAGGACGGTAAATACGTTCTCGCCCAGTAA
- a CDS encoding branched-chain amino acid ABC transporter permease, with protein sequence MNTTILLFLLQDGITNGAIYALLGLALVLVFAVTRIILIPQGEFITFGALTYASLSAGQMPGTIKLAVAMGVVAFAFDLFTFRKALHAKRVLRSIAVNIVFPLAIWGVMWALGGRPGNIALNIALSLLIVAAIGLYLYRIAFQPIAHTSVLVLLIASVGCHLALQGFGLVFFGAEGQRGPAISSDAITIGALRFTGQSIAVYGITIALIVGLWLFFGYTLYGKALRATAVNRLGARLAGIRTSLSGQIAFLLASVIGAISGILIVPITTLYYDTGFLIGLKGFVAAIIGGLVSYPLTAAAAILVGCVEAFSSFYASNYKEVIVFTLILPVLVLRSLAAPEVEEEKD encoded by the coding sequence TTGAATACGACGATTTTGCTGTTCCTTTTGCAGGACGGCATCACCAATGGCGCGATCTATGCGCTGCTCGGGCTGGCCCTGGTGCTGGTCTTTGCGGTTACACGCATCATCCTGATCCCCCAGGGCGAATTCATCACTTTTGGTGCGCTGACCTATGCCAGCCTCTCGGCCGGCCAGATGCCGGGCACCATCAAGCTCGCCGTCGCCATGGGCGTCGTGGCCTTTGCCTTCGATCTCTTCACCTTCCGCAAGGCGCTCCATGCCAAGCGCGTACTGCGCTCGATTGCGGTCAATATCGTGTTCCCGCTGGCGATCTGGGGCGTGATGTGGGCGCTGGGTGGACGGCCGGGGAATATCGCCCTCAACATCGCGCTGTCGCTGCTGATCGTTGCCGCCATCGGCCTTTATCTCTATCGCATCGCGTTCCAGCCGATCGCCCACACATCGGTTCTGGTACTGCTGATCGCCTCCGTGGGCTGCCACCTGGCGCTACAGGGCTTCGGCCTCGTCTTCTTCGGCGCCGAAGGCCAGCGCGGCCCTGCGATCTCGTCTGACGCCATCACCATCGGCGCGCTGCGCTTCACCGGCCAAAGCATCGCCGTCTATGGGATCACGATCGCGCTGATCGTCGGGTTGTGGCTGTTCTTCGGTTACACGCTTTATGGCAAGGCGCTCCGCGCCACGGCGGTAAACCGCCTCGGTGCTCGCCTCGCCGGCATCCGCACCTCACTGTCGGGTCAGATCGCATTCCTGCTGGCCTCGGTCATCGGCGCCATCTCAGGCATTCTGATCGTGCCGATCACCACGCTCTATTACGACACCGGCTTCCTGATTGGCCTGAAGGGCTTCGTCGCCGCAATCATCGGCGGCCTCGTCAGCTATCCACTGACGGCCGCCGCCGCGATCCTGGTTGGCTGCGTCGAGGCCTTCTCGTCGTTCTATGCGAGCAACTACAAAGAGGTCATCGTCTTCACGCTGATCCTTCCGGTTCTGGTGCTGCGCTCGCTCGCCGCACCTGAAGTCGAAGAAGAGAAGGATTAA
- a CDS encoding ABC transporter substrate-binding protein has protein sequence MSKLHLAIAAVAVSLAIATPAETQTAEITVGISISTTGPAAALGVPERNALEFVPKDIGGVPLKLIVLDDGGDPSIATTNARRFVSESKADIMVGSSIVPSSVAISAVANEAGVPHFSLSPMPFTPARVKWSVDMPQPVEIVGKVMYDHMKAHGVKTIGYVGYSDSYGDLWFNDLKAQTSAMGMAIVDDERFARPDTSITGQALKLIAANPDTILIGAAGTGAGMPQSELRDRGYKGLIYQTHGAASSDFIRIAGKSAEGVLMAAGPVMYPEGQPDSALTKKPGLELNAAYEAKYGANSRSQFAGHAYDVFEVLKRVVPVALKTARPGTPEFREAIRQALMSEKEIAATQGVYNYTEQDRNGVDDRSRILLTVKDGKYVPAK, from the coding sequence ATGTCCAAGCTTCACCTGGCGATCGCGGCTGTTGCCGTCTCGCTGGCGATTGCCACGCCCGCCGAAACCCAGACCGCCGAGATCACCGTCGGCATCAGCATCTCCACCACGGGCCCTGCGGCGGCGCTGGGCGTGCCCGAGCGCAACGCGCTGGAATTCGTGCCGAAGGACATCGGCGGCGTGCCGTTGAAGCTGATTGTGCTCGACGACGGCGGCGATCCGTCCATCGCCACCACCAATGCGCGCCGGTTCGTGTCGGAATCCAAGGCCGACATCATGGTCGGCTCGTCGATCGTGCCGTCCTCGGTCGCCATCTCGGCGGTCGCCAACGAAGCCGGTGTGCCGCATTTCAGCCTGTCGCCGATGCCGTTCACGCCCGCGCGCGTGAAGTGGTCGGTGGACATGCCGCAGCCGGTCGAGATCGTCGGCAAGGTCATGTACGACCACATGAAGGCCCATGGCGTGAAGACCATCGGCTATGTCGGCTATTCGGATTCCTATGGCGACCTGTGGTTCAACGACCTCAAGGCGCAGACATCAGCGATGGGCATGGCCATCGTCGATGACGAGCGTTTCGCGCGTCCGGATACGTCGATCACCGGCCAGGCGCTGAAGCTGATCGCCGCCAATCCCGATACGATCCTGATCGGCGCGGCCGGCACTGGCGCCGGCATGCCACAGTCCGAGCTGCGTGACCGCGGCTACAAGGGCCTGATCTACCAGACCCACGGCGCGGCCTCGAGTGACTTCATCCGCATTGCCGGAAAATCCGCCGAAGGTGTGCTGATGGCTGCGGGTCCCGTGATGTATCCGGAAGGCCAGCCGGACTCGGCGCTGACCAAGAAGCCCGGCCTTGAACTCAACGCGGCCTACGAGGCCAAATACGGCGCCAACAGCCGCAGCCAGTTCGCCGGCCACGCCTATGACGTGTTCGAAGTGCTGAAGCGCGTCGTGCCCGTGGCGCTGAAGACCGCCAGGCCCGGCACGCCGGAATTCCGCGAAGCCATCCGCCAGGCGCTGATGAGCGAAAAGGAAATCGCCGCGACACAGGGCGTCTACAACTACACCGAACAGGACCGCAACGGCGTCGACGACCGTTCGCGGATCCTGCTGACGGTCAAGGACGGGAAGTACGTTCCGGCGAAGTAA
- a CDS encoding ABC transporter ATP-binding protein, translated as MSALLQVTDAHVAYGKVEAVRAVNLEVRADEIVTIIGANGAGKTTLLNAVMGILPLKGGVTFAGQDVSKIDIEDRVAAGLSLVPEHRELFATMNVEDNLLLGAFRIDKATAARSFEHVYALFPRLKERRKQLAGTLSGGEQQMLAMGRALMGAPKLLMLDEPSLGLAPIIVADIFRIVSELKAAGVSVLLVEQNAQAALKIADRAYVMELGEFILDGAASDIASNQRVVASYLGFQHEGASAI; from the coding sequence ATGAGCGCGTTGCTACAAGTCACTGATGCGCATGTCGCCTATGGCAAGGTCGAGGCCGTGCGTGCGGTCAATCTCGAGGTTCGCGCCGACGAGATCGTCACGATCATTGGCGCCAACGGCGCCGGCAAGACCACGCTGCTCAATGCGGTGATGGGTATCCTTCCGCTGAAAGGCGGCGTGACATTCGCCGGACAGGACGTCTCCAAGATCGACATCGAGGACCGCGTCGCTGCCGGCCTCAGCCTCGTACCCGAACATCGCGAATTGTTCGCCACGATGAATGTGGAAGACAACCTGCTGCTCGGCGCCTTCCGTATCGACAAGGCGACTGCCGCGCGATCTTTCGAGCACGTCTACGCCCTGTTCCCGCGCCTGAAGGAGCGCCGCAAGCAGCTCGCCGGCACATTGTCGGGCGGCGAACAGCAGATGCTGGCCATGGGCCGCGCACTGATGGGCGCGCCGAAGCTGCTGATGCTCGACGAACCAAGCCTCGGCCTCGCCCCGATTATCGTCGCCGACATCTTCCGCATCGTCAGTGAGCTGAAGGCTGCCGGCGTCTCGGTGCTACTGGTCGAGCAGAATGCGCAGGCGGCGCTGAAGATCGCCGACCGCGCTTATGTGATGGAGCTCGGCGAGTTCATCCTGGATGGCGCCGCCAGCGATATCGCCAGCAACCAGCGCGTGGTGGCGAGCTATCTTGGCTTTCAGCACGAAGGCGCGAGCGCAATCTGA
- a CDS encoding MarR family winged helix-turn-helix transcriptional regulator: protein MTVSKMTSQDQAKQVAPVGFDEEGGALQLGELSELLGYSLKRAQLKVFEDFLRCMAPLQLTPAQFSVLLLLDKNPGRNQTEIANTLGILRPNFVSLLDALESRDLLTRMRSPSDRRSHVLMLTDKGRATLARAKKLVATRHEARLIEVLGPAEHKALLGMMAKIAREF, encoded by the coding sequence ATGACTGTTTCAAAGATGACGTCTCAGGATCAAGCCAAGCAGGTTGCGCCCGTCGGGTTCGACGAGGAGGGCGGTGCGCTGCAGCTCGGCGAACTGTCCGAACTGCTGGGCTATTCGCTGAAACGCGCGCAGTTGAAGGTGTTTGAAGACTTCCTGCGCTGCATGGCGCCGCTGCAGCTGACGCCGGCGCAATTCTCAGTCCTGCTGCTGCTGGATAAGAACCCGGGTCGTAACCAGACCGAAATCGCCAATACGCTCGGTATTCTCCGTCCGAATTTCGTTTCGCTGCTTGACGCTCTGGAGAGCCGCGACTTGCTGACGCGGATGCGCTCGCCGAGCGACCGCCGCTCGCATGTGCTGATGCTCACCGACAAGGGGCGTGCCACGCTGGCCCGCGCCAAGAAGCTGGTGGCGACGCGGCATGAAGCGCGGCTGATCGAGGTGCTGGGGCCGGCCGAGCACAAAGCGCTGCTGGGGATGATGGCGAAGATTGCTAGAGAGTTTTAG
- a CDS encoding glycerate kinase — MTDKRPLLRAIFDAAVAAAHPDVILSAHLPAPPKGRIICLAAGKGAAAMAAAAEKHYLDTLKLDPARLTGIATTRHGHDVPTRRIRVVEAGHPVPDEAGLKGADDSLKLAAEATADDLLLVLISGGGSANWTAPVAGITFQQKQQLNRALLRSGAVIGEINTVRKHLSRIKGGRLARAGQKAEIVALAISDVPHDDPAVIASGPTVPDTTTLADARAIIAKFNLTIDDAVRAALNDEGNESVKPDDAAFARARFELIARPRESLDAAIKVAKDAGYEIIDLGADLEGEAREVAAKHAKLALKAKADGKKLAILSGGELTVTVTGNGRGGPNQEYALALADAFKDTTGIVALAGDTDGADGGAGSASDPAGAIIDARTFEAMRAQKLDAKATLANNDATTFFTATGDLLQTGPTLTNVNDIRVILVD; from the coding sequence ATGACCGATAAACGCCCCCTGCTCCGCGCAATTTTCGATGCCGCAGTTGCTGCGGCCCATCCCGATGTCATCCTCAGCGCCCACCTGCCGGCGCCGCCGAAGGGCCGCATCATCTGCCTCGCCGCCGGCAAGGGAGCCGCCGCCATGGCTGCCGCCGCGGAAAAGCACTATCTCGACACGCTGAAACTCGATCCCGCGCGCCTCACCGGCATCGCCACCACGCGCCATGGCCATGACGTGCCGACACGGCGCATCCGTGTGGTTGAGGCCGGCCATCCCGTGCCCGATGAAGCGGGCCTCAAGGGTGCCGACGACAGCCTCAAACTCGCAGCGGAAGCCACCGCGGACGACCTCCTGCTGGTCTTGATCTCCGGCGGCGGCTCCGCCAACTGGACCGCGCCAGTGGCGGGCATCACCTTCCAGCAGAAGCAGCAGCTCAACCGCGCGCTGCTGCGCTCTGGCGCCGTGATCGGCGAGATCAACACGGTGCGCAAGCATCTCTCACGCATCAAGGGCGGCCGCCTCGCCCGCGCCGGCCAGAAGGCGGAGATCGTCGCGCTGGCGATTTCCGACGTGCCGCATGACGATCCCGCGGTGATCGCATCGGGACCGACGGTGCCGGATACAACAACGCTGGCCGATGCGCGCGCCATCATCGCGAAGTTCAATCTCACCATCGACGATGCGGTGCGTGCGGCCCTCAACGACGAAGGCAATGAAAGCGTGAAGCCGGATGACGCGGCGTTCGCGCGCGCACGCTTTGAGCTGATCGCACGTCCGCGCGAGTCGCTGGATGCCGCGATCAAGGTGGCGAAAGATGCAGGCTATGAGATCATCGATCTCGGCGCCGATCTCGAAGGCGAAGCGCGCGAGGTTGCCGCCAAGCATGCGAAGCTGGCGCTTAAGGCCAAGGCCGACGGCAAGAAGCTCGCCATCCTCTCCGGCGGCGAACTCACGGTGACCGTCACTGGCAACGGCCGCGGCGGCCCGAACCAGGAATACGCGTTGGCGCTAGCGGATGCTTTCAAGGATACGACAGGCATTGTCGCGCTCGCCGGAGATACCGACGGCGCCGATGGCGGCGCCGGCAGCGCCAGCGATCCCGCCGGCGCGATCATCGATGCACGTACGTTCGAGGCCATGCGCGCGCAGAAGCTCGATGCGAAGGCAACGCTGGCGAATAACGACGCGACGACGTTCTTCACCGCGACAGGCGATCTGCTGCAGACCGGGCCGACGCTGACCAATGTGAATGATATCAGAGTAATTTTAGTGGACTAA